GGAGACGTTCCGAGCCTACCTCGTGGAGTCAACGGAAGAGGGCTTCCGCGCCGGGCTGACCCGCCTGACCCCCGACCGGCTGCCCCCGGGCGAGGTCACGGTGCGGGTGACGTATTCCAGCGTGAACTACAAGGATGGACTGGCCACGCTCCCGGACGGCAAGGTGGTGCGCGCGTACCCCATGGTGCCCGGCATCGACCTCGCGGGCACCGTGGTGGAGTCCTCGGATCCGCGCTTTCGCGCGGGCGACGCCGTCCTGGCGACGGGCTACGACCTCGGCGTGTCGCACTTCGGGGGTTACGCGGAGTTCGCCCGCGTCCCGGCCGACTGGCTTCTCCCGCTGCCGGCCGGCTTGACGCTGCGGGAGGCGATGGCGCTTGGCACGGCCGGATTCACGGCGGCCCTGGCCATCCAACGGATGCAGGAGAACGGGCTCACGCCAGGGGCGGGACCTGTGCTCGTGACCGGCGCCACGGGCGGCGTGGGCTCGCTGGCCGTGAACATGCTCGCCAAGCTGGGGTACGAGGTGGTGGCCAGCACAGGCAAGACTGCCGAGCACGAGTACCTGCGGCGCTTGGGTGCCTCGGCCGTCCTCGACCGCGCCGAGACGTCCGGTCCCGGCCGCCCACTGGAGAAGG
This region of Clostridia bacterium genomic DNA includes:
- a CDS encoding oxidoreductase, which produces METFRAYLVESTEEGFRAGLTRLTPDRLPPGEVTVRVTYSSVNYKDGLATLPDGKVVRAYPMVPGIDLAGTVVESSDPRFRAGDAVLATGYDLGVSHFGGYAEFARVPADWLLPLPAGLTLREAMALGTAGFTAALAIQRMQENGLTPGAGPVLVTGATGGVGSLAVNMLAKLGYEVVASTGKTAEHEYLRRLGASAVLDRAETSGPGRPLEKARWAGAVDTVGGDTLAYILRTTKPWGTVALMGNVGGAPFSSTVFPFILRGVSLLGVDSAYCPMERRRAIWQRLAGEWKPPALDAIASDEVDLDGLPEALGRILRGQMRGRTVVRLSAG